Proteins from a genomic interval of Stomatohabitans albus:
- a CDS encoding MarP family serine protease has product MNVVDIVLALVLLLAAYAGFRRGAFSQIIAVSGALIGLWCAAQYGTQLTVQIVETPGLSRGLVTLAIACALIGIGYAIASIIGDAVSRTAANTWLAPIDRVGGLVTGLLQGLIGVWLVGAILAYGPVVGVADAFQHSMVAGYVQRLFPTPPQIVGRLTTFLDTRGFTQAYADVGAQVVPPELNERPTSATVGLAESAGRASVVRVTASGCRLTSHGSGVAVEEGLIVTNAHVVAGASEIVINDVSGEHVASVVAFDPLRDVAVLDSPESKAAVIPWTEQPVERGAFGATLGFPAGAETVTVRPAGVRDHLQAQGYDIYGQTVVTRDILALSSGVRMGDSGGPVVLDDGSLAGIVFAAATSDPDVGYALSKDEVLPVIERAGIDPVHTGSCRY; this is encoded by the coding sequence GTGAATGTTGTTGATATTGTCTTGGCACTAGTGCTGCTCCTTGCCGCCTATGCTGGCTTTCGCCGCGGTGCCTTCAGTCAAATTATTGCAGTGTCAGGCGCACTTATTGGTCTCTGGTGTGCCGCGCAATATGGTACCCAGTTGACCGTTCAGATCGTTGAAACGCCGGGGTTATCACGCGGACTTGTCACCCTGGCCATTGCCTGTGCCTTGATCGGAATAGGGTATGCCATCGCTTCAATCATTGGCGATGCGGTGAGCCGCACTGCAGCCAATACCTGGCTTGCACCGATAGACCGTGTTGGTGGGCTAGTTACGGGGTTACTCCAAGGCCTCATAGGGGTATGGCTGGTGGGTGCAATCTTGGCCTATGGTCCGGTTGTGGGGGTCGCTGATGCCTTCCAACACTCCATGGTTGCCGGATATGTCCAACGCCTCTTTCCCACTCCACCGCAAATTGTTGGCCGATTGACGACATTTCTCGACACACGAGGATTTACCCAGGCGTATGCCGATGTGGGCGCACAGGTTGTTCCACCAGAATTAAATGAACGACCCACCTCAGCAACCGTTGGCCTTGCTGAAAGTGCAGGACGGGCGTCCGTTGTGCGCGTTACGGCTTCAGGATGTCGCTTGACTAGTCATGGGAGCGGCGTTGCCGTGGAAGAAGGGCTCATCGTTACGAATGCGCATGTTGTTGCCGGCGCTAGCGAGATTGTCATTAATGACGTGTCTGGAGAACATGTCGCCAGTGTTGTTGCATTTGATCCACTCCGTGACGTGGCCGTTCTTGATTCCCCTGAAAGCAAAGCCGCCGTGATTCCTTGGACGGAACAGCCAGTCGAGCGCGGTGCATTTGGTGCCACATTAGGGTTTCCAGCAGGTGCTGAAACCGTTACCGTTCGGCCAGCAGGCGTACGCGACCACCTCCAAGCGCAGGGTTATGACATCTACGGACAAACGGTTGTCACCCGCGACATTTTAGCCCTATCAAGTGGGGTACGAATGGGTGACTCAGGTGGTCCCGTTGTCCTTGATGACGGTTCCTTGGCCGGCATTGTCTTTGCGGCAGCTACTTCGGATCCTGATGTCGGGTATGCCTTAAGTAAGGATGAAGTATTGCCAGTTATTGAACGTGCTGGGATTGATCCGGTACATACCGGTAGTTGCCGGTACTAA
- a CDS encoding class II 3-deoxy-7-phosphoheptulonate synthase has translation MHDFASTPWTPSSWRSLPVQQEPSWPDEDHLNRVLTQLASEPPLVFAGEARTLTAGMAKAGRGEAFVLQGGDCAETFAADTATNTREKIKVLLQMSTVLTYGAKMPVIKIGRIAGQFAKPRSSETETVDGVTLPSYRGDAVNGLAFTEEDRIPDPDRLLGVYHHSATSLNLIRALVGGGYADLNRVHQWNREFVADSPQGKRYELMADHIQSALDFLHAIGINAENSEKLRATQFFTSHEALLLGYEEALTRLDSTSGDWYDCSAHMLWVGERTRQLDHAHIHFLSGVRNPIGVKVSNRMEPNELLDLISVLNPDNEPGRLTLITRMGASAIRDALPPLLAAVKEANKTVTWITDPCHGNTITSESGYKTRRFDDVLDEIVGFFAAHDAVGTVPGGVHMELTGEDVTECLGGDQDIADLDLSRRYESACDPRLNNAQSLELAFRIAEILQRRRNIV, from the coding sequence ATGCACGATTTCGCGTCAACTCCTTGGACTCCATCATCGTGGAGGAGCTTGCCGGTTCAACAAGAACCTTCTTGGCCAGACGAAGACCATCTCAACCGCGTGCTCACTCAACTTGCAAGTGAACCACCACTTGTGTTTGCCGGTGAAGCACGAACCCTTACGGCTGGGATGGCTAAGGCTGGGCGCGGAGAGGCCTTTGTACTCCAAGGTGGTGATTGTGCAGAAACGTTTGCTGCTGATACAGCAACTAATACACGAGAAAAAATCAAAGTACTTTTGCAAATGTCAACGGTGTTGACCTATGGCGCAAAAATGCCGGTGATAAAGATTGGACGTATCGCCGGTCAGTTTGCAAAGCCACGTTCTTCAGAAACAGAAACGGTGGACGGTGTGACGCTTCCGTCCTATCGCGGAGATGCGGTCAACGGTCTGGCCTTCACCGAAGAAGACCGGATTCCAGATCCAGATCGTCTGTTGGGGGTCTACCATCATTCGGCAACGTCATTGAACCTAATTCGCGCCCTTGTGGGTGGTGGATATGCCGACTTGAATCGAGTCCATCAGTGGAATCGTGAATTTGTAGCTGATAGCCCCCAGGGTAAACGCTACGAACTGATGGCTGACCACATTCAGTCAGCGCTTGACTTCTTACATGCAATAGGTATTAATGCTGAGAACAGTGAAAAATTACGGGCAACACAGTTTTTTACCAGTCACGAAGCACTCTTGCTCGGGTACGAAGAGGCGCTAACCCGCCTAGATTCAACCTCGGGTGATTGGTATGACTGTAGTGCCCATATGTTGTGGGTCGGCGAACGGACGCGCCAATTGGACCACGCTCATATCCATTTCTTAAGTGGTGTCCGTAACCCAATCGGGGTTAAGGTGAGTAACCGGATGGAACCGAACGAGTTACTCGACCTCATTTCCGTCTTAAACCCGGATAATGAACCGGGCCGCTTGACGTTAATCACTCGTATGGGAGCATCTGCAATCCGTGATGCTCTTCCGCCGCTATTGGCTGCTGTTAAGGAAGCCAATAAGACTGTGACTTGGATCACCGATCCCTGTCACGGCAATACGATTACCAGTGAAAGTGGGTACAAAACACGACGTTTCGATGATGTGCTTGATGAAATCGTCGGTTTCTTCGCAGCACATGATGCAGTCGGAACTGTTCCCGGTGGGGTCCATATGGAACTTACCGGTGAAGATGTAACTGAGTGCCTCGGAGGGGATCAAGATATTGCAGACCTTGATCTCTCTCGACGCTATGAAAGCGCGTGTGACCCAAGGCTCAACAACGCCCAAAGTCTTGAACTGGCCTTCCGTATTGCAGAAATTTTGCAACGCAGGAGAAATATTGTCTAA
- a CDS encoding zinc ribbon domain-containing protein, with protein sequence MRVTPQQQRSLAHLSTIDERLRRLNHTRDHLEAQQRLDAHQQQFDQATSELVDTVGQLEKAEATNRRLENEISAVTASQKAADAQLYSGALTTEKQVQAVKDELAAMKKRKHDLEDSQLETMEEIEGLETTKAKLTETRTQLSTEIDTLTGLRNEASADIDADIEGAREQRVRVVAELTEEIITEYERHAKRSRGPVVASLDNRTCLGCHMELPGVDIEELRQGMRDGELVACPECDTLLVPAPD encoded by the coding sequence ATGCGTGTTACTCCTCAACAACAACGTTCCCTCGCCCATTTATCGACCATTGATGAGCGACTTCGCAGGCTCAATCACACCCGTGATCACCTCGAAGCCCAACAGCGCTTGGATGCTCATCAACAACAATTTGACCAGGCAACGAGTGAACTTGTTGACACCGTTGGACAACTAGAAAAGGCCGAAGCTACAAACCGCCGGTTAGAAAATGAGATCAGTGCGGTCACCGCAAGCCAGAAAGCTGCTGATGCGCAGCTGTACTCGGGGGCACTCACAACTGAAAAGCAGGTTCAAGCGGTTAAAGACGAACTGGCTGCAATGAAAAAACGCAAACATGATTTAGAGGATTCGCAACTTGAAACAATGGAAGAGATTGAAGGGCTTGAAACAACAAAGGCGAAACTGACCGAAACAAGAACCCAACTATCTACTGAAATTGACACATTAACTGGATTGCGGAATGAAGCGAGCGCCGATATTGATGCCGATATCGAAGGGGCTAGGGAACAGCGTGTTCGGGTTGTGGCTGAACTCACCGAAGAGATCATTACCGAATATGAGCGCCATGCCAAACGGAGTAGGGGACCGGTTGTGGCGAGTTTAGATAATAGAACCTGTCTAGGGTGTCATATGGAGCTGCCAGGTGTCGATATAGAGGAACTACGGCAAGGTATGCGTGACGGTGAGCTTGTGGCGTGCCCTGAATGTGACACCTTGCTCGTACCGGCTCCCGATTAG
- a CDS encoding ATP-dependent Clp protease proteolytic subunit: MTAQFHRLEWRLDDEQDQPEQEDSALSQLMGANPFKKLYDNRVLYLRGAIEDTKADEIVAQLLSLGAESDDDITLVINSPGGVITGMFAIYDVMRLLNAKVNTLCVGLAASAGAFLLATGTGWRAATPNARIMIHQPLGGARGQATDIKIQAEQIVFARNRLNEILAERTGQPFEKVAKDTDRDFWLGAREALDYGLIDQVRETGGLL, translated from the coding sequence ATGACGGCTCAATTTCACCGCCTCGAGTGGCGCTTAGATGATGAGCAGGACCAGCCGGAACAAGAAGACTCTGCGTTGAGCCAGCTCATGGGGGCAAACCCCTTCAAAAAGCTCTATGACAATCGTGTGTTGTACCTTCGTGGTGCTATCGAAGACACCAAGGCTGACGAGATCGTTGCCCAACTCTTGTCCCTTGGTGCAGAAAGTGACGACGACATCACCTTGGTTATCAACTCCCCCGGCGGTGTGATTACCGGTATGTTCGCCATTTATGATGTCATGCGGCTACTCAACGCAAAAGTCAACACCCTTTGTGTCGGGTTAGCCGCATCAGCGGGTGCCTTCTTACTGGCAACCGGCACGGGCTGGCGTGCGGCAACCCCGAATGCACGCATCATGATCCACCAGCCCCTCGGCGGGGCTCGAGGACAAGCCACCGACATCAAGATTCAAGCGGAACAGATTGTTTTTGCTCGAAACCGCCTCAACGAGATTCTGGCTGAACGTACCGGACAACCTTTCGAAAAAGTAGCAAAGGACACCGACCGTGACTTTTGGCTTGGTGCTCGTGAAGCGCTTGATTACGGGCTGATTGATCAGGTTCGCGAGACGGGCGGATTGCTCTAA
- a CDS encoding NYN domain-containing protein: MSKKVYVLIDGENIDATLGKILERRPNPEDRPRWHYVLAHARELYPDAEVSGLFFLHSPSDELLPIAFVKALTALGFTVVPLKGTGNINEQVVDIGILRTLTGIFDQGEGHVILVSHDGGYADIVKDLLGNNHDVSIVGFNEFVSSAYVHLQPLGLQIFDLENDVGAFDVELPRVRVIDLEEFDPSSYL; the protein is encoded by the coding sequence TTGTCTAAAAAAGTTTATGTACTCATTGATGGTGAAAATATCGATGCCACGCTTGGCAAGATCCTTGAACGACGGCCCAACCCAGAAGACCGTCCTCGTTGGCATTATGTTTTAGCGCATGCTCGTGAGCTGTACCCCGATGCTGAGGTCAGCGGTCTGTTCTTCCTTCATTCCCCATCGGATGAACTCTTACCTATTGCATTTGTAAAAGCGCTGACCGCACTAGGGTTCACTGTTGTACCACTTAAAGGCACCGGGAATATCAATGAACAAGTAGTAGATATTGGGATCTTACGTACATTGACTGGCATTTTTGACCAGGGTGAGGGACATGTCATTTTAGTTTCTCACGATGGTGGATACGCCGACATTGTGAAAGATCTGCTTGGTAATAACCATGATGTTTCCATCGTTGGTTTCAATGAGTTCGTGTCCTCAGCGTATGTCCACTTACAGCCTTTAGGGCTACAAATATTTGACCTTGAAAATGATGTAGGTGCATTTGATGTGGAATTACCACGGGTACGTGTTATTGATTTAGAAGAGTTTGATCCATCCTCGTATCTATAA